In Mustelus asterias chromosome 20, sMusAst1.hap1.1, whole genome shotgun sequence, a single genomic region encodes these proteins:
- the erfl1 gene encoding ETS domain-containing transcription factor ERF-like has product MDCSCVSDLLLTPPLPTLWTPGFAFPDWAYKPESSPGSRQIQLWHFILELLQKEEYQNVIAWQGDYGEFVIKDPDEVAKLWGVRKCKPHMNYDKLSRALRYYYNKRILHKTKGKRFTYKFNFSKVILVNYPLLDMSHSQLLLTSNPFNNSQSQDCSPVTTEAIQSLLTPPRLPEAGGRELRNPVFERPIPTADTEKLRLETGLAFFTSGAPYYSKPPAMMGAYGRNGHFSDYPWTLPSYPSPAFNLPASKMSALYPPHYYPNTLAGGLAHLPTQISLLPPAEPGDRGSQQPGPYPRLCLGQKGLPSYPVIQALRADLAPPASPQTPSLSRAGDRAQSRAADSAGGPWVKAETDSELEVTDLSDSSSEGEAGPELPEGPGQRVWMKAQKANPSSTERAEEDVPRVSGKAKELGMGYRS; this is encoded by the exons GCTTTGCGTTCCCAGACTGGGCCTACAAGCCGGAATCGAGTCCCGGATCCCGGCAGATCCAGCTCTGGCACTTTATCCTGGAACTGCTGCAGAAGGAGGAATATCAGAACGTTATCGCCTGGCAGGGAGACTACGGGGAGTTTGTCATCAAGGACCCGGACGAAGTGGCCAAGCTCTGGGGCGTCCGCAAGTGCAAACCGCACATGAATTACGACAAGCTGAGTCGGGCCCTGAG GTATTACTACAACAAGCGGATCCTTCACAAGACCAAGGGCAAGCGCTTCACCTACAAGTTTAACTTCAGTAAAGTCATCCTGGTGAATTACCCTCTGCTGGATATGAGCCACTCACAGTTACTGCTCACCTCCAACCCATTCAATAACAGCCAGAGCCAAGACTGCTCACCAGTCACCACCGAG GCAATCCAAAGCTTGTTAACTCCACCAAGACTTCCAGAAGCAGGGGGTCGGGAGCTGCGGAATCCAGTGTTTGAACGTCCCATTCCCACAGCGGACACAGAGAAACTCCGACTCGAAACCGGCCTCGCTTTCTTCACTTCag GGGCCCCTTACTATTCCAAGCCTCCGGCAATGATGGGTGCCTATGGAAGGAATGGCCACTTCTCAGACTACCCCTGGACCCTCCCTTCCTATCCTTCCCCCGCGTTCAATCTGCCCGCCTCCAAGATGTCTGCCCTCTACCCCCCTCACTACTACCCCAACACGTTGGCGGGGGGCCTAGCTCACCTCCCCACTCAGATCTCCCTGCTGCCCCCGGCCGAGCCAGGCGACAGAGGCTCCCAGCAGCCCGGCCCCTACCCTCGGCTGTGCCTGGGCCAGAAGGGGCTGCCCTCCTACCCCGTCATCCAGGCGCTGCGGGCAGACCTGgcgcctcccgcctccccccagaccccctccctctcccgggCCGGCGACAGGGCCCAGTCCCGGGCGGCCGACAGTGCCGGGGGGCCCTGGGTCAAGGCGGAGACAGACTCCGAGCTGGAGGTGACTGATCTGAGCGACTCCAGCTCGGAGGGTGAGGCCGGCCCTGAACTCCCCGAAGGCCCCGGGCAGCGGGTCTGGATGAAGGCCCAGAAAGCCAACCCCTCATCGACGGAGCGAGCGGAGGAGGACGTCCCGAGGGTCAGCGGCAAGGCCAAAGAGCTGGGAATGGGATATCGGAGCTGA